In the Arachis ipaensis cultivar K30076 chromosome B10, Araip1.1, whole genome shotgun sequence genome, one interval contains:
- the LOC107621989 gene encoding FBD-associated F-box protein At5g60610-like encodes MADTNPLCKSDDGIISSLPDSVLCHILSFLPTSTSVRTCILSHRWRHLWKDLQFFNFSFIPDLRRRGGESAEKQHSRFLDLANAVLVQRNPLQIRNLSLVYEPSYLDLNKDAVTGWVEAAIGPHLEELRLTVWSGKIGFRFVVPPGVFSCRALVNLNLDGVTLELTPEVSSSIHLPSLKTLHLFLDSPDHVDSILSGCPLLETMHLTIQRFQHCAPNISALKIHVPLLKRLEFIDSGDSGIVRFELDAPSLEYLFIRLWYPFYCLFSVTNTRNVVEARVDCLIDDGYFGDKYLGLVPKLLHSFCQTRSLVLDRSTVKALLRAPIVVNLPEFRNLSNLEMNLKSSNNTSLLLSMLDRCRKLHVLTIYKDTYAADAPRWIEPASVPKCLESHLLVVKFSRYHGNGGDLELIAYILQNGLVLTSMTIETIFKMDPDQHRHVTEQFCHMPKGSNTCHLNVN; translated from the exons ATGGCCGATACAAATCCTCTTTGCAAGTCAGACGACGGGATCATCAGCAGTCTACCGGACTCTGTCCTCTGCCACATCCTCTCCTTCCTCCCAACAAGTACCTCCGTCAGAACCTGCATCCTTTCCCACAGGTGGCGCCACCTCTGGAAGGATCTCCAGTTCTTCAACTTCTCCTTCATCCCTGATCTAAGAAGACGTGGTGGTGAAAGCGCAGAAAAACAGCACAGCCGATTCCTGGATCTGGCGAATGCAGTTCTGGTCCAGCGAAACCCGCTCCAGATCCGAAACTTGAGCCTGGTTTATGAACCGTCTTACCTTGACCTCAATAAGGACGCAGTCACAGGGTGGGTTGAAGCTGCCATCGGACCCCACCTGGAAGAGCTTCGGCTCACGGTGTGGAGTGGCAAAATTGGATTCAGGTTTGTGGTGCCACCCGGCGTGTTCAGCTGCCGTGCGCTGGTGAACCTCAACTTGGATGGTGTGACTCTTGAGCTAACTCCGGAAGTATCGTCGTCGATTCACCTGCCATCGCTCAAGACCCTCCACTTATTTCTCGACTCTCCTGATCACGTGGATTCCATTCTCTCCGGTTGTCCTCTTCTGGAAACCATGCACCTCACCATCCAGAGGTTCCAGCACTGTGCCCCCAACATAAGTGCTCTCAAGATCCACGTGCCTTTGTTGAAACGTTTAGAGTTTATAGACTCGGGTGATtctggaattgtgcgttttgaATTGGATGCGCCATCTCTCGAATACCTTTTTATCCGCCTGTGGTATCCGTTTTACTGCCTATTCTCAGTCACCAATACGCGTAATGTGGTGGAGGCACGTGTTGATTGTCTTATAGACGATGGTTACTTTGGTGACAAGTACCTCGGTCTTGTTCCTAAGCTTCTTCATTCCTTTTGCCAAACTAGATCCCTTGTGCTGGACCGGTCAACAGTCAAG GCCCTACTTCGTGCTCCTATTGTAGTAAATCTTCCGGAGTTCAGAAATCTAAGTAACCTAGAGATGaatctgaaatcaagcaacaatacAAGCCTTTTGTTGAGCATGCTTGATAGATGTCGCAAACTTCATGTCCTTACAATTTACAAGGACACG TATGCCGCCGACGCTCCAAGGTGGATAGAACCGGCCAGTGTTCCTAAATGTCTGGAATCACATCTGTTGGTTGTTAAATTTTCAAGGTACCATGGAAACGGTGGTGATCTAGAATTGATTGCTTATATTCTTCAAAATGGACTAGTCTTGACGTCAATGACAATTGAAACAATTTTCAAAATGGATCCAGATCAGCATCGTCATGTTACCGAGCAATTTTGTCATATGCCAAAAGGCTCCAACACATGCCACCTTAATGTTAATTGA